The Hypanus sabinus isolate sHypSab1 chromosome 3, sHypSab1.hap1, whole genome shotgun sequence genome contains a region encoding:
- the LOC132391590 gene encoding hedgehog-interacting protein-like isoform X2: MHFMVMELTMTGVMIGCASKTLLPMNLSTTTSLYEDYSVIKRNFSQWIQIFSATNNTECAKLLEEIKCAQCSPHAQYLFHFPDRQGAPDNELAFPVLCRDYCKQLYFACRSQMTGLFQTTSDEFCNLYAAKDNGICFPDSPRKQVQGPDSNYLNQMDDYYKMEQINRFNKITTIWFRKTSICSCDVESATRRAAR, from the exons ATGCATTTTATGGTGATGGAATTGACCATGACTGGGGTCATGATTGGTTGTGCTTCCAAAACATTACTGCCGATGAACTTGTCAACAACAACGTCATTATATGAAGACTATTCGGTGATCAAAAGAAACTTTTCTCAATGGATACAG ATATTTTCTGCTACAAACAATACAGAATGTGCAAAGCTGCTGGAGGAGATCAAGTGCGCCCAATGTTCACCACATGCACAATATTTATTTCACTTCCCTGACCGGCAAGGAGCACCAGACAATGAACTGGCCTTTCCAGTGTTGTGCAGAGATTATTGCAAGCAGCTCTACTTTGCGTGCAGAAGTCAAATGACAG GTCTCTTCCAAACCACTTCAGATGAGTTTTGTAACCTTTATGCAGCAAAGGACAATGGGATATGTTTCCCTGACTCTCCCAGAAAACAAGTGCAAGGACCTGATTCCAACTATTTAAACCAGATGGATGACTATTACAAAATGGAGCAGATCAACAGGTTCAATAAGATAACTACTATTTGGTTCAGAAAGACGAGTATTTGTAGTTGTGATGTTGAATCAGCTACACGTCGTGCTGCCAGATAG
- the LOC132391590 gene encoding hedgehog-interacting protein-like isoform X1: MKAMVSLRFALVLAVVANFIDSEAKFLERSEKAPVRRCLDGSTPRRLRRRERRLLALDPSGYTCHRLYSRLSCCPSFGHFHEFVDPKIFSATNNTECAKLLEEIKCAQCSPHAQYLFHFPDRQGAPDNELAFPVLCRDYCKQLYFACRSQMTGLFQTTSDEFCNLYAAKDNGICFPDSPRKQVQGPDSNYLNQMDDYYKMEQINRFNKITTIWFRKTSICSCDVESATRRAAR; the protein is encoded by the exons ATGAAGGCGATGGTGTCTTTGAGGTTTGCCCTGGTGCTGGCGGTGGTCGCTAACTTTATTGACAGCGAGGCGAAGTTTCTTGAGAGGAGTGAGAAAGCTCCGGTGAGGAGATGCCTGGATGGGAGTACGCCGCGCCGcctgaggaggagagagaggaggctgcTAGCCCTGGACCCCAGTGGCTATACCTGTCACAGGCTGTACAGCCGCCTGTCCTGCTGCCCCAGCTTCGGGCATTTCCATGAGTTCGTTGATCCCAAG ATATTTTCTGCTACAAACAATACAGAATGTGCAAAGCTGCTGGAGGAGATCAAGTGCGCCCAATGTTCACCACATGCACAATATTTATTTCACTTCCCTGACCGGCAAGGAGCACCAGACAATGAACTGGCCTTTCCAGTGTTGTGCAGAGATTATTGCAAGCAGCTCTACTTTGCGTGCAGAAGTCAAATGACAG GTCTCTTCCAAACCACTTCAGATGAGTTTTGTAACCTTTATGCAGCAAAGGACAATGGGATATGTTTCCCTGACTCTCCCAGAAAACAAGTGCAAGGACCTGATTCCAACTATTTAAACCAGATGGATGACTATTACAAAATGGAGCAGATCAACAGGTTCAATAAGATAACTACTATTTGGTTCAGAAAGACGAGTATTTGTAGTTGTGATGTTGAATCAGCTACACGTCGTGCTGCCAGATAG